The genomic region ACCGCGCGGATCGGTCCCGCCGCCATCAACCCGACCAGCGCATCGAGCCGCTCGCGATGCTCGCGATCGAGCGCGTCGAGCCGGGTGTGGAGGCCGTGGAAGGGGTCGCCGTGCCCCGGCAGCACCAGCAAATCCTCCGGCAGCCGCTTGAACTTCGCGATCGATTCGAGCCAGTCGCCGAGCGGGTCCTCGTTATGCTGGCTGACGTGGAGCGAGACGTTCGAGCTGATCCGGGGCAGCACCTGATCGCCCGCGATCAGGATGCGCCGATCGTAGCTGACGAGGCAGGCATGTTCGGGGCTGTGCCCGCGCCCCGTGACGACATGCCAGTCGCCGCCGCCGATCCGCAGCACCTCGCCGTCCTGGATGCGCGTATAGGTGATCGGGAGGCGCGAGATCATCTTGGCGAAGTTCGACCAGCCGCTCGCCGCGCCGCGCGCGATCTGCGCCTCGTCCCAACCGGCGCCGCGCCAGAAATCGAGTTGCTCGCGCGGCACCTCCGGCCGGGCATCGGCGGAGAGCATCCGCGCCATCAGCCATTCGGTGCGCGTCATCAACACGGGCGCATCGTCGAAGCGGCGCGAGAGCCAGCCGGCGAGGCCGATATGATCGGGATGCAGGTGCGTGCCGAGGATGCGGCTGATCCGCGTGCCGGCGAGCGGCCCGTCGAGGATCGCGCTCCACGCCTCGGTCGAGCGCGGCGAGGCGGTGCCGGTGTCGATCGCCAGCGCCTCGTGCGCGCCATCGTCGAGGATCAGGCCGTTGACGTGCTTGAGCGGGCCGGACATCGGCACCCGCCACCAGCGGATGCCCTCCGCGAGCGCGAGCAGCTCGCCCGGCTGCGGCCCGCGCTCGCCGAAAGGGAAGGTCAGGCCGGCGTGGCTGGTCGGGGTCAGGCCCTCGTCGCCGATCAGGGTGCGCTGGAGATTTGCTGCCATCGCCGACGCTCGTGCCACCGACGCGCGCTTTTCTCAAGCGATCGGGTTGATCGCCATGCGCCGGGGGACGACGAGCGTAACGCCGTCCAGCACCACGGTCCGCGCACCGGAAGGCGCTTTCGCGGCGCCGGTCAGCACGTAGAGCCGGTCCGGATCGAGTCGTCCGGCGTTGAAATCGGCGACTTCCTTCGCCAGCCGCGCTTCGGTGGCGGGAGACTTGCGCGCGGCATAGACGAGACGCACCGGCCGCCCGCGATCGACCGCGCGCCACGCGACCTCCTGATACAGCGCGAGATCCGCCTCCGCCTTCGCGGGAACGAACGTCACGTCGCGCGCCGCCGCGATCGCGGCGTCCCAGCGCGGATCGGTCGTGCGGACATAGGTGACGTGCCGCCCCGCTTCCGCGCTGGTCGAGCGCACCGCCGCTGCGATCCCCGCCGTGTCCGCGATCTGGATCGCCAGCGCGGCGACGAGCAGCAACGCCGCCCGCCCACGCAGGCGGAAGACGAGAATGAGCAGCGCGAAGATCAGCGTATAGGCGACCGGCCAGAACAGCCGCCCCGACGCGCGCACCATGTCGAGCAGCGGCGCGAAGGCTCCCGG from Sphingomonas sp. CL5.1 harbors:
- a CDS encoding MBL fold metallo-hydrolase, translating into MAANLQRTLIGDEGLTPTSHAGLTFPFGERGPQPGELLALAEGIRWWRVPMSGPLKHVNGLILDDGAHEALAIDTGTASPRSTEAWSAILDGPLAGTRISRILGTHLHPDHIGLAGWLSRRFDDAPVLMTRTEWLMARMLSADARPEVPREQLDFWRGAGWDEAQIARGAASGWSNFAKMISRLPITYTRIQDGEVLRIGGGDWHVVTGRGHSPEHACLVSYDRRILIAGDQVLPRISSNVSLHVSQHNEDPLGDWLESIAKFKRLPEDLLVLPGHGDPFHGLHTRLDALDREHRERLDALVGLMAAGPIRAVDCFTTLFRRPIGPEVIGMATGEALAHLRRLEVEGRAVREARDGVWWFHRA